From a single Acidobacteriota bacterium genomic region:
- a CDS encoding MinD/ParA family protein, with product MNTSKDDAGGRRGVVTVAVTSGKGGVGKTNVVVNLAVALARLRNRVAILDADFGLGNVDVLLGLTPAHHLGHLLVGQKAMEDIVVEGPLGIRVVPASSGLRELTALTPAQWQRLREGIDSLAASLDFLLIDTGAGISSNVVDLLAGSERVLVVTSLEPTAVVDAYAMIKVVTSFDAAKEIGVLINGARDAAEADLVYRQLEVAATRFLHRRLKSYGFVAQDPALRDAVLRQRALVDIDPQAPASRCFKILASRVASLAPLGGPGLRLVPRLERAGGRLTGVEAPQCA from the coding sequence ATGAACACCAGCAAGGACGACGCCGGCGGGCGCCGTGGCGTGGTCACGGTCGCCGTCACCAGCGGGAAGGGTGGTGTCGGCAAGACCAACGTCGTGGTGAACCTGGCCGTGGCGCTGGCCAGGCTGCGCAACCGCGTGGCGATCCTCGATGCGGACTTCGGCCTGGGCAACGTCGACGTCCTGCTCGGGCTCACGCCGGCGCACCACCTGGGCCATCTGCTCGTCGGCCAGAAGGCGATGGAGGACATCGTCGTCGAGGGGCCGCTTGGCATCCGCGTGGTGCCGGCGAGCTCGGGGTTGCGTGAGCTGACGGCCCTGACCCCGGCTCAGTGGCAGCGGCTGCGCGAGGGCATCGACTCGCTCGCCGCGTCGCTCGATTTCCTGCTGATCGACACGGGCGCCGGCATCTCGAGCAACGTCGTGGACCTGCTGGCCGGGTCGGAGCGCGTTCTCGTCGTGACCTCGCTCGAGCCGACGGCCGTCGTCGATGCCTACGCCATGATCAAGGTCGTGACCTCGTTTGACGCGGCCAAGGAGATTGGCGTTCTCATCAACGGGGCGCGCGACGCGGCCGAGGCCGACCTGGTCTATCGCCAGCTCGAGGTCGCGGCCACCCGCTTCCTGCACCGGCGGCTCAAGTCGTATGGCTTCGTCGCACAGGACCCGGCCCTGCGCGATGCGGTGCTCCGGCAGCGGGCGCTGGTCGACATCGATCCGCAGGCTCCTGCCAGCCGCTGCTTCAAGATCCTCGCCTCGCGCGTGGCCAGCCTGGCGCCGCTCGGCGGCCCAGGGCTGCGCCTCGTGCCACGACTCGAACGGGCGGGCGGACGCCTGACCGGCGTGGAGGCCCCGCAGTGCGCATGA
- the flhA gene encoding flagellar biosynthesis protein FlhA: protein MHDATSKFGFASLLMPMGVVAVVGLMIIPLPPLLLDLLLSIDIGLSVVLLLTAVYIKEPIEFSVFPSLLLLLTLFRLALNVAGTRLILLHGGEGIDAAGHVIMSFGQFVVGGNFVIGVVIFLILIAIQYVVINHGAVRISEVTARFTLDALPGKQMSIDADLNAGLIDEQQARTRRERIRREADFYGAMDGAIRFTQRDAVAALLITVVNIVAGLIIGVLQHGLDLATAARTYTLLTVGEGLVTAIPALLVSMSGGLITTRAASEAHLGDEVASQLLSRSKPLAVGAGVLFALALIPGLPKLSFFAVAGVLGVAAWANRAAVAPASEELAPVAAPPPDPLEGLITVDPLGIEVGYALIALVDEKQGGTLLTRIRSIRKQIAGDTGMVVPPVHVADNLQLGPRVYSILVKGIEVARGELYPERFLAINPGTATVPVEGTATREPAFGLPAWWIPAEHRDRATATGYTVVDPTTALSTHLSEVIRGFLPDLLGRQQTRELIDRVAQFAPKLVEELVPKVVSVGEVQRVLRSLLRERVPIRDLATILETIGDVASVTKDPDVITEHVRASLGRAICRVHQNEQGELPTINFSPALEERLLQSIVRTDQGSVLAIDPGDAQGMATRIARALETAVAQPVLLCTPALRPHLWRLFTRVLPQVGVLSHNEIPPHVRVTPIAVLE from the coding sequence ATGCATGACGCGACCTCGAAGTTCGGCTTCGCCTCCCTCCTGATGCCGATGGGCGTCGTGGCGGTCGTCGGGCTGATGATCATCCCGCTGCCCCCCTTGCTGCTCGACCTGCTGCTGTCGATCGACATCGGGCTCTCGGTCGTGCTGCTGCTCACGGCGGTCTATATCAAGGAGCCGATCGAGTTCTCGGTCTTCCCGTCGCTGCTCCTGCTGTTGACGCTCTTCCGGCTGGCCCTCAACGTCGCCGGCACGCGCCTGATCCTGCTGCACGGCGGCGAGGGCATCGATGCCGCGGGCCACGTGATCATGTCGTTCGGGCAGTTCGTCGTCGGCGGCAACTTCGTCATCGGCGTCGTCATCTTCCTGATCCTCATCGCCATCCAGTACGTCGTCATCAACCACGGCGCGGTCCGCATCTCGGAGGTGACGGCGCGCTTCACCCTCGATGCGCTGCCGGGCAAGCAGATGTCGATCGACGCCGACTTGAACGCCGGCCTGATCGACGAGCAGCAGGCGAGGACGCGGCGCGAGCGGATCCGCCGCGAGGCCGATTTCTACGGGGCCATGGACGGCGCCATCCGCTTCACGCAGCGCGACGCCGTCGCCGCCCTGCTCATCACCGTCGTCAACATCGTCGCCGGACTGATCATCGGTGTCCTCCAGCACGGGCTCGACCTCGCGACGGCCGCCCGCACCTATACGCTGCTGACGGTGGGCGAGGGGCTCGTCACGGCCATCCCGGCGCTGCTCGTGTCGATGTCCGGGGGCCTCATCACGACGCGGGCCGCATCCGAAGCTCACCTCGGCGACGAGGTCGCCTCGCAGCTGCTCTCGCGCTCGAAGCCGCTTGCCGTCGGCGCCGGGGTGCTCTTCGCCCTCGCCTTGATCCCCGGCCTGCCGAAGCTGTCGTTCTTCGCGGTGGCCGGGGTGCTCGGCGTCGCGGCGTGGGCCAACCGGGCCGCGGTCGCGCCGGCGAGCGAGGAACTGGCGCCCGTGGCCGCGCCACCGCCCGACCCGCTCGAGGGGCTCATCACCGTCGATCCCCTCGGCATCGAGGTCGGCTACGCGCTCATCGCGCTCGTCGACGAGAAGCAGGGAGGAACGCTCCTCACCCGGATCCGGTCGATTCGCAAGCAGATTGCCGGCGACACCGGCATGGTGGTGCCACCGGTGCACGTCGCCGACAACCTGCAGCTCGGGCCGCGCGTGTATTCGATCCTCGTGAAAGGCATCGAGGTCGCCCGCGGCGAGCTCTATCCCGAGCGCTTCCTGGCCATCAATCCGGGAACGGCCACCGTGCCCGTCGAGGGCACGGCGACCCGCGAACCCGCCTTCGGTCTGCCGGCCTGGTGGATCCCGGCCGAGCACCGCGATCGGGCGACGGCCACCGGCTACACGGTCGTCGACCCGACGACGGCGCTCTCGACACACCTGTCCGAGGTCATCCGCGGGTTCCTGCCCGACCTGCTCGGACGCCAGCAGACGCGCGAGCTGATCGATCGCGTGGCGCAGTTCGCGCCCAAGCTCGTCGAAGAGCTCGTGCCGAAGGTGGTGTCCGTCGGTGAGGTGCAGCGCGTGCTGCGCAGCCTCCTGCGCGAGCGGGTGCCGATTCGCGACCTCGCCACCATCCTCGAGACCATCGGAGACGTCGCCTCCGTCACGAAGGACCCCGACGTCATCACCGAGCACGTGCGCGCGTCGCTCGGGCGCGCGATCTGCCGCGTCCACCAGAACGAACAGGGCGAGCTGCCGACCATCAACTTCTCGCCGGCCCTCGAGGAGCGGCTCCTGCAGTCGATCGTGCGGACCGATCAGGGCTCGGTCCTTGCGATCGACCCGGGCGACGCCCAGGGCATGGCCACCCGGATCGCGCGGGCCCTCGAGACGGCGGTGGCACAGCCTGTGCTTCTCTGCACTCCAGCGTTGCGTCCCCACCTGTGGCGGCTCTTCACACGGGTGCTGCCCCAGGTGGGGGTGCTGTCACACAACGAGATTCCACCGCATGTGCGGGTCACGCCCATCGCGGTCCTCGAGTGA
- a CDS encoding flagellar hook basal-body protein, with the protein MAGGAYVALSGLRSRIEQLDRLASDLANVGTAGYKSERVTTVSAERPGFGTVLQSAIDVAPGPGRLDLRSGPLTTTGRDLDFAIEGRGFFVVDTPAGPRYTRNGQFTRSTDGTLTTADGMPVQGASGAPLRLPAGALEVGTDGTLRAGGVVAGRLRVVDFDSHVGLAREEAGRFRAPASLTPRESDGHHVKSATLEQSNVSVVDRVAQLTEVTRGFEALQRGLSILMNDVEGRAINEFGRR; encoded by the coding sequence ATGGCCGGTGGTGCCTACGTCGCACTGAGTGGCTTGCGGTCGCGGATCGAGCAACTCGATCGCCTCGCCTCCGACCTCGCCAACGTCGGCACGGCGGGCTACAAGTCGGAGCGCGTCACGACGGTGAGTGCCGAGCGGCCCGGCTTCGGGACGGTGCTGCAGTCGGCCATCGACGTCGCGCCGGGCCCTGGGCGGCTCGACCTCCGGTCGGGCCCGCTGACGACGACGGGACGCGATCTCGACTTCGCCATCGAGGGGCGGGGGTTCTTCGTGGTCGACACGCCGGCCGGGCCCCGTTACACCCGGAACGGGCAGTTCACGCGCAGCACCGACGGCACGCTGACGACCGCCGACGGCATGCCGGTGCAGGGTGCGTCTGGCGCCCCGTTGCGACTGCCGGCCGGAGCCCTCGAGGTGGGGACCGATGGCACGCTTCGCGCAGGTGGGGTGGTGGCGGGCCGATTGCGGGTCGTCGACTTCGACTCGCACGTCGGGCTCGCCCGCGAAGAGGCGGGGCGCTTCCGCGCGCCGGCGAGCCTGACACCCCGGGAGAGCGACGGACACCACGTGAAGAGCGCAACCCTCGAGCAGTCAAACGTTTCCGTGGTCGACCGCGTCGCGCAACTCACGGAGGTCACGCGCGGGTTCGAAGCGCTGCAGCGCGGGCTGTCCATCCTGATGAACGACGTGGAAGGGCGGGCCATCAACGAATTCGGGCGTCGGTAG
- a CDS encoding FliM/FliN family flagellar motor switch protein, with product MSGDSLETPAFSPFADVRCPISVVLGTGTVTVRQCLGLRRASVLRLDQSAGEDLSLQVGGVVIARGEIVIVEDSTALRLTEIAPGPIGEERA from the coding sequence GTGTCGGGCGACTCGCTGGAGACTCCCGCATTCTCGCCGTTTGCCGACGTGCGGTGCCCGATCAGTGTGGTACTCGGCACCGGCACGGTCACGGTGAGGCAGTGCCTCGGGCTGAGGCGAGCGAGCGTCCTGCGTCTCGATCAGTCGGCCGGCGAGGACCTCAGCCTCCAGGTCGGCGGCGTGGTCATCGCGCGGGGCGAGATCGTCATTGTCGAGGACAGCACGGCTCTCCGCCTGACGGAGATCGCCCCGGGGCCGATCGGCGAGGAGCGCGCGTGA
- the fliM gene encoding flagellar motor switch protein FliM, whose product MSKILSQEEIDALLTSAVEIERSTRAAPDEAHDSIIVYNFRRPDRVSKEQIRSLHFLHDRFARNVSTSMSAYLRAVTDVNIASVEQFTYSEFLMSLPDPTAFYAVSMNPLDGLLALELNPNVAFTMIDRMLGGTGRGVVLSRALTEIEQNVIDAVVKLIVDNLTDTWHGIVDVTFKISGRETRPQMLQIAAPNEVVVLLGFDIRIGDARGMLNICIPAAAIESVGSSFTQSWHRTRREPTAADRVHLYTNLARVKLPVTASLETTLAARELIELRAGDVLSLGRPVRQSLDVRVRGSVKFRGRLVRDGLRAGVRIDQADGGAVGHEAT is encoded by the coding sequence ATGAGCAAGATCCTGTCGCAGGAAGAAATCGACGCCCTGCTGACCTCGGCCGTCGAGATCGAGCGGTCGACGCGGGCGGCGCCCGACGAGGCCCACGACTCGATCATCGTCTACAACTTCCGGCGTCCCGACCGGGTCTCGAAGGAGCAGATCCGGTCGCTGCACTTCCTGCACGACCGGTTCGCGCGCAACGTGTCCACCTCGATGTCGGCGTACCTGCGAGCGGTCACCGACGTCAACATCGCCTCGGTCGAGCAGTTCACGTACTCCGAGTTCCTGATGTCGCTGCCCGACCCGACCGCGTTCTACGCCGTGTCCATGAACCCGCTGGACGGGCTGCTGGCGCTCGAGCTCAATCCCAACGTCGCCTTCACGATGATCGACCGCATGCTCGGCGGGACGGGGCGGGGAGTGGTCCTCTCGCGGGCCCTGACCGAGATCGAGCAGAACGTCATCGACGCGGTCGTGAAGCTCATCGTCGACAACCTCACCGACACGTGGCACGGCATCGTCGACGTCACGTTCAAGATCAGCGGACGCGAGACACGGCCGCAGATGCTGCAGATTGCGGCGCCGAACGAGGTCGTCGTGCTGCTCGGGTTCGACATCCGCATCGGCGACGCGCGCGGGATGCTGAACATCTGCATCCCCGCGGCCGCGATTGAATCGGTCGGCTCGAGCTTCACGCAGAGCTGGCATCGGACGAGGCGAGAGCCCACGGCAGCCGACCGCGTGCACCTCTACACGAACCTGGCGCGGGTGAAGCTGCCGGTCACGGCATCGCTCGAGACCACACTCGCGGCCAGGGAGCTGATCGAGCTGCGGGCCGGCGACGTGCTGTCCCTGGGCCGGCCCGTGCGGCAGTCGCTCGACGTCCGCGTCCGGGGCAGCGTCAAGTTCCGCGGCCGGCTCGTGCGCGACGGGCTTCGCGCGGGTGTGCGCATCGATCAGGCCGACGGCGGAGCCGTCGGCCACGAGGCAACGTAG
- the fliR gene encoding flagellar biosynthetic protein FliR, which produces MIEFAPVTRLGLLLVRPGFLVMAVPAFGSGFAPPVVRIGLMVALSLLLMPFVALPDQLPPAGLAVVVAREAIIGLSLAMAVRVLIAATELAGNAMGFNMGFFLAAVVDPQSGVQNKVLSAAYATFALVVFFAIDGHHAVLRALAASYDILPVGIGRIDGPIAAIVGRLLGVVFLLGVQLAAPVLVVLFVVELALGLMSRLAPQMNLMMLGMPLRVAIGLTVMASTLHLVPRLLASTLGTTLELSERLARAFQ; this is translated from the coding sequence GTGATCGAGTTCGCGCCCGTGACGCGCCTGGGCCTGTTGCTCGTTCGGCCGGGGTTCCTGGTGATGGCGGTGCCGGCCTTCGGCTCGGGCTTTGCGCCACCGGTCGTGCGGATCGGGCTCATGGTGGCGTTGTCGCTGCTGCTCATGCCGTTTGTCGCGCTCCCCGACCAGCTGCCACCCGCCGGGCTGGCCGTGGTCGTCGCGCGCGAGGCGATCATCGGCCTCTCGCTGGCGATGGCCGTCCGCGTCTTGATCGCGGCGACCGAACTCGCGGGCAATGCCATGGGCTTCAACATGGGCTTCTTCCTCGCCGCCGTCGTCGACCCGCAGAGCGGCGTCCAGAACAAGGTGCTCTCGGCCGCGTACGCGACGTTCGCCCTGGTGGTGTTCTTCGCCATCGACGGACACCACGCGGTGCTGCGGGCGCTGGCGGCGTCGTACGACATCCTGCCCGTGGGGATTGGCCGGATCGATGGGCCCATCGCGGCGATCGTCGGGCGCCTGCTCGGTGTCGTCTTCCTGCTCGGCGTGCAGCTGGCGGCGCCCGTGCTCGTGGTGCTGTTCGTCGTGGAGCTGGCGCTCGGGCTGATGTCGCGTCTCGCCCCTCAAATGAACCTGATGATGCTCGGCATGCCGCTGCGGGTGGCCATCGGCCTGACCGTGATGGCGTCGACCCTGCATCTCGTGCCGCGCCTGCTCGCCTCGACGCTGGGGACGACGCTCGAGCTGAGCGAGCGGCTCGCGCGCGCGTTCCAGTAG
- a CDS encoding FliA/WhiG family RNA polymerase sigma factor, which produces MTTPAPTLADRDQLVIAHVGLVKALAHRLAQRLPSQVELNDLISVGVLGLIDAAGRYRPSMGVPFDAFARRRVQGAMLDALRDLDWAPRSLRRMRRDLDATVARLRHDLAREPDEDEIAGAMSLSSEEYAKMLDQVRSLEVGAIRQLDATGEDGTPLIEVVVDPEHGPEAQLERTELRRLLATAIMELPERERHILAMYYEEEMTMAEIGAVIGVCESRVSQLRSLALSRLRTSMRRLLARPEPSA; this is translated from the coding sequence ATGACGACCCCGGCTCCGACTCTCGCGGATCGCGACCAACTGGTCATCGCCCACGTCGGTCTCGTCAAGGCGCTCGCTCACCGGCTGGCGCAGCGCCTGCCGTCGCAGGTCGAACTGAACGACCTGATCAGCGTCGGTGTGCTCGGTCTCATCGATGCGGCCGGACGATACCGTCCGTCGATGGGGGTGCCGTTTGACGCGTTCGCCCGTCGCCGCGTGCAGGGGGCGATGCTCGACGCCCTGCGCGATCTCGACTGGGCGCCGCGGTCGCTGCGCCGGATGCGTCGCGATCTCGACGCGACCGTCGCCCGGCTGCGTCACGACCTCGCCCGCGAGCCCGACGAGGACGAGATCGCCGGCGCCATGTCGCTGTCGTCGGAGGAATACGCGAAGATGCTCGACCAGGTCCGCTCGCTCGAGGTCGGGGCCATCCGGCAGCTCGACGCCACCGGCGAGGACGGCACACCGCTGATCGAAGTGGTCGTCGATCCCGAGCACGGGCCAGAGGCCCAGCTCGAGCGGACCGAGCTGCGGCGGCTGCTCGCCACCGCCATCATGGAATTGCCCGAGCGCGAGCGGCACATCCTCGCGATGTACTACGAGGAAGAGATGACCATGGCCGAAATCGGCGCGGTCATCGGCGTCTGCGAGTCGCGCGTGTCGCAGCTGCGGTCGCTCGCGCTCTCGCGCCTGCGGACGAGCATGAGGCGCCTGCTCGCCCGACCGGAGCCATCGGCATGA
- a CDS encoding flagellar type III secretion system protein FlhB, with the protein MAQDRTEQPTARRLRDARKKGQLARSREVVGAAQLAAVLVVLVWAGRYLVEGLGQEIVAGIERMGQSPLRTLSPGDLVGFAVSGAKAIGLYAGPVAVASAVAVVAASVAQGGWNVASEALTLNWSNLSPMKGLGKLKLTHSGPLLAKILLGLTALVWLSSGVLVDLAEAAPWMLRLPAIRTVAFGWDESLRLVKLALVVLVAIAAADYGVTRWQHQKSLKMTKQEVKDDLKLTEGNPEIKARIRRAQRDAARRRMMADVPKATVVITNPTHYAVALEYRRETMVAPRVVAKGRNLIAAKIREIARAHDVPIVENVPLAQSLYKATEVGETIPGELFGAVAEVLAYLIRLKQFAR; encoded by the coding sequence ATGGCGCAGGACCGTACCGAGCAACCCACCGCGCGACGGCTGCGGGACGCCCGCAAGAAGGGGCAGCTCGCCCGCAGCCGGGAGGTGGTCGGCGCCGCCCAGCTCGCCGCGGTGCTGGTCGTCCTGGTGTGGGCGGGTCGGTACCTCGTCGAAGGCCTCGGGCAGGAAATCGTCGCCGGAATCGAGCGCATGGGCCAGTCGCCCCTGCGAACGCTGTCGCCCGGCGACCTCGTCGGCTTCGCGGTCTCCGGCGCGAAGGCCATCGGACTCTACGCGGGGCCCGTGGCCGTGGCGTCGGCCGTGGCGGTCGTCGCGGCGTCGGTGGCCCAGGGCGGGTGGAACGTCGCCTCGGAGGCGCTGACGCTCAACTGGAGCAACCTCAGCCCCATGAAGGGGCTCGGCAAGCTGAAGCTCACCCACTCGGGCCCGCTGCTCGCCAAGATCCTGCTCGGCCTCACGGCCCTGGTCTGGCTCTCGAGCGGGGTCCTCGTCGACCTCGCCGAGGCGGCCCCCTGGATGCTCAGGCTCCCGGCGATCCGGACCGTGGCGTTCGGGTGGGACGAATCGCTGCGGCTCGTCAAGCTCGCCCTGGTGGTGCTGGTCGCGATTGCCGCCGCCGACTACGGCGTGACCCGGTGGCAGCACCAGAAGTCGCTGAAAATGACCAAGCAGGAGGTCAAAGACGACCTCAAGCTCACCGAGGGCAATCCCGAGATCAAGGCGCGGATCCGGCGGGCGCAGCGCGACGCGGCCCGGCGCCGCATGATGGCCGACGTGCCGAAGGCGACCGTCGTCATCACCAACCCGACCCACTACGCCGTCGCGCTCGAGTACCGACGCGAGACGATGGTCGCGCCCAGGGTCGTCGCGAAGGGCCGCAACCTGATCGCCGCGAAGATCCGCGAGATCGCTCGCGCACACGACGTGCCCATCGTCGAGAACGTGCCGCTCGCGCAGTCGCTGTACAAGGCGACCGAGGTTGGCGAGACCATTCCGGGCGAGCTCTTCGGCGCGGTGGCCGAAGTACTCGCGTACCTGATTCGACTGAAGCAGTTCGCGCGCTGA
- a CDS encoding flagellar biosynthetic protein FliO, whose amino-acid sequence MMWLAQVVATEPVPWPPQGGGLWRSVVALLVVFGLLALFVWLMRRGTFGLPAAKRRPADVRIESAVSLGERRSLAIVNVEGRRLLLGLSSMQVTLLTELGPSADGFARTLDAEVSKARGGQP is encoded by the coding sequence GTGATGTGGCTCGCGCAGGTCGTGGCGACCGAGCCGGTGCCCTGGCCTCCTCAAGGGGGAGGACTGTGGCGCAGCGTGGTCGCGCTGCTCGTGGTGTTCGGCCTGCTGGCGCTGTTCGTCTGGCTGATGCGCCGCGGGACGTTCGGCCTGCCGGCGGCGAAGCGCCGGCCGGCCGACGTCCGAATCGAGTCGGCCGTCTCGCTCGGCGAGCGCCGTTCGCTTGCGATCGTCAACGTCGAAGGGCGGCGACTGCTGCTCGGTCTGTCGTCGATGCAGGTCACCCTGTTGACGGAACTCGGCCCTTCGGCCGATGGCTTCGCGCGGACGCTCGACGCCGAGGTAAGCAAGGCGCGTGGAGGGCAGCCGTGA
- the fliN gene encoding flagellar motor switch protein FliN has protein sequence MPSDHALTSALTAALVEELAIVLGALVGEAGQASPASAPAGRSVEWVASSTFGGPVEGSVAIGFSRDDGASLAKAVMGFDDVPDDTAVVDMIQEIAAQAFSALGQRTEAAGASLAPAVVTSTAPASGTSSFVVTLGATLAPVVTCWCEAARVAAAAPVSPSAAAGADAPAGRAEATIPLAHATPDNLEVILDIDLPLTVRFGVTEMTLDALTRLGPGSVIDLGRSPDDPVEVLVNGRLVARGEVVVVAGNYGVRIHEVVSAADRIRSLGSPA, from the coding sequence ATGCCCAGCGACCATGCCCTCACATCTGCCCTGACCGCCGCCCTCGTCGAGGAGCTGGCGATCGTCCTCGGGGCGCTCGTCGGCGAGGCCGGCCAGGCCTCGCCCGCGTCCGCGCCCGCCGGTCGGTCCGTCGAATGGGTGGCCAGCTCGACGTTCGGCGGTCCGGTCGAAGGGAGCGTCGCCATCGGGTTCAGCCGCGACGACGGGGCGAGCCTCGCGAAGGCGGTGATGGGGTTCGACGACGTGCCCGACGACACGGCGGTCGTCGACATGATCCAGGAGATCGCGGCACAGGCGTTCTCGGCGCTGGGTCAGCGGACCGAGGCGGCCGGCGCCAGCCTCGCCCCTGCCGTCGTCACATCGACCGCGCCCGCCTCGGGCACGTCCTCCTTCGTCGTCACCCTTGGTGCCACCCTGGCCCCGGTCGTCACGTGCTGGTGCGAGGCCGCGCGTGTCGCGGCGGCAGCGCCCGTGTCCCCATCTGCCGCGGCCGGCGCTGACGCGCCGGCGGGGCGTGCGGAGGCGACCATCCCGCTAGCCCACGCCACCCCCGACAACCTCGAGGTCATCCTCGACATCGACCTGCCGCTGACCGTGCGCTTCGGCGTGACCGAGATGACGCTCGACGCGCTGACCCGGCTCGGTCCGGGCTCCGTGATCGACCTCGGTCGGTCACCCGACGATCCGGTCGAGGTTCTGGTCAATGGGCGGCTCGTCGCGCGGGGAGAGGTCGTCGTCGTCGCCGGCAATTATGGCGTGAGAATCCACGAAGTCGTGAGTGCCGCCGATCGGATCCGCAGCCTCGGCAGCCCGGCATGA
- a CDS encoding flagellar basal body-associated FliL family protein encodes MSDKTPANAKSSPDPAPKKGGLLKKLILLFMALAIVGGGAAGGFLWWQGQSAHAEGAQAPPPAEPNAVLPLEPFVVNLSDQAGSRFLRVNLRLLLLTPRGQRDLKALIENEVVMARLRSALLELLSTKTADELVTAEGKDELKREIVAQAAGILSEVEVRDVLFSEFVVQF; translated from the coding sequence ATGAGCGACAAGACGCCAGCGAACGCGAAGTCCTCCCCAGACCCGGCCCCCAAGAAGGGCGGCCTTCTGAAGAAACTCATTCTCCTCTTCATGGCACTGGCCATCGTCGGTGGTGGGGCGGCCGGGGGCTTCCTGTGGTGGCAGGGACAGTCGGCGCACGCCGAGGGCGCGCAGGCGCCGCCGCCGGCCGAGCCGAACGCCGTGCTGCCGCTCGAACCCTTCGTGGTGAACCTCTCCGACCAGGCGGGCTCGCGGTTCCTGCGGGTCAATCTCCGGCTGCTCCTCCTCACGCCTCGGGGGCAGCGCGACCTGAAGGCCTTGATCGAGAACGAGGTGGTGATGGCCAGGCTCAGATCGGCGCTGCTGGAGTTGCTGAGCACCAAGACGGCCGACGAGCTCGTGACCGCCGAGGGCAAAGACGAGTTGAAGCGCGAGATCGTCGCGCAGGCCGCCGGCATTCTCTCCGAGGTCGAGGTCCGCGATGTCCTCTTCTCCGAGTTCGTCGTCCAGTTCTGA
- a CDS encoding flagellar biosynthetic protein FliQ produces the protein MSETLIVGIMRQSIELAVMVSLPMLLAGLAAGVLVSIFQTVTSIQDNVLAFIPRAAAIFIVFALTFPWMLRLVVGFTRGLFARLPELIR, from the coding sequence ATGTCAGAAACCCTCATCGTCGGCATCATGCGGCAGTCGATCGAGCTGGCCGTGATGGTGAGCCTGCCCATGCTCCTGGCCGGCCTGGCGGCGGGCGTGCTCGTGAGCATCTTCCAGACGGTGACGTCGATCCAGGACAACGTCCTGGCCTTCATCCCCCGGGCGGCCGCGATCTTCATCGTGTTCGCGCTGACCTTCCCGTGGATGCTGCGCCTCGTGGTCGGCTTCACGCGCGGCCTCTTCGCCCGGCTGCCGGAGCTGATCCGGTGA
- the fliP gene encoding flagellar type III secretion system pore protein FliP (The bacterial flagellar biogenesis protein FliP forms a type III secretion system (T3SS)-type pore required for flagellar assembly.), protein MTRAARRAALVAVLIAIAGVAPVAAQTPPALDLNVEGVGTVSAPLQIVLLLTLLSFVPAMLITMTSFTRIVIVFHFLRQALGTMEAPSNQVLIGLSLFLTFFIMAPVGERINADALQPALDGQITVTEALTRATPPLREFMLRQTRETDLALFVEIGRIERPESPDDLPMRVVIPAFVISELKTGFQMGFFLFLPFLLIDLVVSTTLLSMGMMMLPPAMISLPFKIMLFVMIDGWNLVVGSVVRSFVF, encoded by the coding sequence GTGACACGCGCCGCCAGGAGGGCCGCGCTCGTCGCGGTCCTCATCGCGATCGCGGGCGTCGCGCCGGTTGCCGCGCAGACCCCGCCGGCTCTCGACCTGAACGTCGAGGGTGTGGGCACGGTGTCGGCGCCCCTTCAGATCGTCCTGCTGCTCACCCTCCTGTCGTTCGTCCCGGCCATGCTCATCACGATGACCTCGTTCACCCGAATCGTCATCGTGTTCCACTTCTTGAGGCAGGCGCTCGGGACGATGGAGGCGCCGTCGAACCAGGTCCTGATCGGGCTGTCGCTCTTCCTGACGTTCTTCATCATGGCGCCGGTCGGCGAGCGCATCAACGCCGACGCACTGCAGCCGGCTCTCGACGGGCAAATCACCGTGACCGAGGCGCTGACGCGGGCGACGCCGCCCCTGCGCGAGTTCATGCTGCGACAGACGCGCGAGACCGATCTCGCGCTCTTCGTCGAGATCGGCCGCATCGAGCGGCCGGAGTCCCCCGACGACCTGCCCATGCGCGTCGTCATTCCCGCCTTCGTCATCTCGGAGTTGAAGACCGGGTTCCAGATGGGCTTCTTCCTGTTCCTGCCGTTCCTGCTCATCGACCTCGTCGTCTCGACGACGCTGCTGTCGATGGGCATGATGATGCTGCCGCCCGCGATGATCTCGCTGCCGTTCAAGATCATGCTCTTCGTGATGATCGACGGCTGGAACCTCGTGGTCGGCTCGGTCGTACGCAGCTTCGTGTTCTAG